The Solenopsis invicta isolate M01_SB chromosome 1, UNIL_Sinv_3.0, whole genome shotgun sequence DNA segment AATCCGATTAGACATAGTTATTTTAAGATTTCACAACTATGCAAAACTCGATAGTAAGAGATAAACAGACGAGTATAACTTCACGTTTCGatgtgaataattaaatttgaataattaaattcttttacatataCGAATTACagagaaagaatgattttgctgaagtactTAAAAATGAAACTatatacagatctaaaaataattttgttagactacTAAAGTAGTTATGTGAAACAATTACTCGAAGATGATGCAacgtaaaaagttttaacattgtGGCAGTCAACTTGTGAGGATCtggataattattttcacgtaacaaaattactttcagatttgaatttagataaatttttagattctttagcaaaaccgttctttctcacataaataaaaagtgttttttGCTATGCCTTGAAATGTCTTGCAATTTTTGAATAGCTTCGATAAAATGTCTGTTAgcaatttaaaagatatcttaaGCAACATTTTGAGATATCATTTCACTTATCTATGAAAATgtcttgaagatattttttagaaaaatctaaaagacattttgtgtgacaaatattttaaaaatatattttaagatgtcTTTTCGACATCttctagaaatattttaaagatatctttataataagttattttttatatatctatataacattaatgtttCCTGGGTTCTGTGTACAGATGTTTGCTTCTTCTTCGAATTTAGTCGTTAATTTTGGCAgctgtaaattttaaaaaaagagattgtCCTTGTTCAAATGTATTAACATATCTTCGCTAATTATGTAAAGACTTAATTACACCAGTCGCCTAAATGAAATAAGCTCAATTTGGAGATCGACTGTTATTTTTTCTcacaaactttaattatttgtcCTGCGAcattaaatctaaataatttgaaatcaaatttaaataatttatgtagatTAAAGCCTTATCTTTCGTAACAGCATGATCAAATAAACGTTTGTATCGATCAATTCAAACATTTCCATTTGCTTTCACGCAACTAAGCATTTACGCAatcaaataatcaatttattttatcgacTAATGAACTtacttttagattttatttttatattaataagttgtTCTTGCTTGATTGACGTCAACAGCATTGTTATAACAATAcactctttttttaattctcgatCTTTTTACAATAGCAttaactgttttttcttttatgctaATTATTaaggtaattatttattatatgtgcAGTGGTTATCTTACTGGTGCCGACTGTGTTAAAATTATTCTTGTACTTATTGTTCGTTCATTggattttttctgatttttgcaTAATGGCTCTCCGACAGAATCTTGCCAAATTTATTTCACAACGACTTAGATggctttaattgtaaattattcttTCATGCGTTTTCTCGACTAccaaaattaaaagagaatttatcaatatttaccTTTTTACCGTCGACATATTAATCCATTAATTAACAGATGCAATATATCacgtttattattttgtaaattaatcgTGTTTTATCACACATCTTTGccttattaattttcatttaaaacatcaTTTAAAAGCTTGAGcattaaaaaaagatgttaaaatTTCTTAACACTTGCGTCAGCCATGTGAGTTATGAAGTCAGAGACGGGAAAATTGCCAGGGAATACACGTGCAAATGTTCTTATAAGTTACGTCTATATAAACAGCTTTTTACATATACGACAAAATCGCTTTGATCAGTTTAATCCAAGAGATTCGTTTGAGAAAAAGGacgttcgtaaaaaaaaaaagataacatcATTAATggcaaaaattatctttaagttttaataatgcacaaacaaaaaaataaaatgtatacaatattttttaacatataaatacatagTATTTTTTATCCTATGCACTTTTTTTCTGATTTGTCAATTTCttaacttttgttaattttaatttatcattgttatacaatggaattaaaattagaattataattagaattttatatgtttacgATGTAAAATCATtcaaattactaattttatctaattcgattctaatgtaatttttcactttttttattcgTCGCAAATTATCTGAACAACGAAAAGGCAGTGAAGAAAAACAAGGATGCCTGCAtcatcataaaatttaaaatgacatATTTTCACACTATAGAtgctgtaaaaatttaaaagatcatTCTTACCGAAGCATATTTCAAGCTTCATAGCACGCACATTTTGCCAGTCGTTAATGTAGTACAAAGTACAAAATAcctataaagtattataatacgCTCAAGCTGTGTCGTTTTTCGTAACGTTCCTATATCACGGCGCGTTGTATCTAAAATTACCTGTGAcctaatataaaactttatctcTACAATTCTTCCCTTTCGAATACCTAttcgaatatttaaaatttgggaagagcaaaaattatataacaggtaactaaataattttaaaacacttaacaaaaattacacgaagagaattttctactaaaattTACTCTTAAAATCATGATAATTGTAGGACAACATagatttcaaagaattttataattttattagaatttaataaaattttgataaaattataaaattattcgaaatttaCGATGTATCTCGACTactatgattttaaaaataaatttaagagaaaattctctgtGTGTACAGAatgttaagaaataaataaaacaaatttattctcGTTTACTGACAATGCGCCTCGAATCTACCGacaaaaaacaagaaattttagatatttttttttcgaaaaaaaatctatcTAAACTTTACTACATCTTTGTCTTATCTTGCCACTTCTCGCAAGTAACTTGAGTGCAATATATTTGTGGAATATACAATCTATACTATAATCCATTATATTTTGCAGCCGGGACAACTCAaatgaaaagacacaagaaacTATTACCATCGTTACGTATCTGATCATCTCTTCTTCATGATTCATTAaggaaattatttgaaaaacaattaaattttagattgaTTAAAGGTAACACTAAACGATTTCTAATTACGATTTCTTACTTGAATTCCGAGGTGATTTATAATGACAATGGTAATGGAAAAACACCATAGACGAATACAGTTCGAACAGAGAATCCAATTCATTGCAAGTGGACATATCTGAAAAATGCATCGATAAATACAGATCAAATGCAAAACACCTCGCAATTTATGCGAAGACTCGAGTTGAATTCACTCGAAACTCAATGAAGACTCAGTGTTTCCGCAAGAGAAGCACCAGTTCGCGTTAAACAGACCTCGTTATTCGAGGAAACTCGCTTATCACAAATTTTACCTCTGCGTCCTCGGCGAAACGGTTACTTTTCTTCGAACTTATCTCAAGACGCCAAATTTTGTAATCGGTACCTTTGAAACAGGCCGCGATCAAAACTTTAtctatgatatttatatttatatgagatcacgattaaaattttatctacgGTATAAGAGAGAACACTGAAGAGAGAAGTAAATAATCTTTCGCGTTAAACTGAAATTTCTCAGAAAACAAGCGGCATATATTAGATACGATAGTGACGAGCAAACTGCGTATTACGTGTTGCGCGAATGATATGTAGCTCGTATCGGTTGTTATCATGGTGCTTATAGTCTCCATATAGTCAAGTATAAGTGGAACAATACAGGAGAGTAATACACCTCCCTACCGAAGCTGTAGCTCGTGTCGATATCGAACAAGTACTTGTAAGGGCGAGAATTATTGAGAGGCACGAGGAGTATGTCCAATAATTGCGGCATGTTACTGGCATCAGCATATAAAGCTCATCAACGACTAAACTGCAAATTGCATTATTGTCACGACGTAAAAACGCATCGATGAGTAAGCGTATGCAAGCCGCATTGTTTACAAATAGATCAGATGCATTATGCAATTCACGATGATGCGCGTAAAAGCGTCAGCGTGATAAGTGTGACGAGCTGACGTTAAGAGCCAAAcgatatgatttattttattattattacccgCGTAACGTATCGTCATTTTCCTTTTTCCTACGACAGCGTACTCGTGCATATGATTTGTTTTATTCCCAACGAATGCATAAAAACGTGTCGATGATAGTCGACGAGCGATAATGGTTCTTCTATCCGAGGAACGACGAATAAAACGTAGGATATAAATCGCGTTAGGTAAAAATATCGCAATTTTTTGTAAGGATCTAAGCGAAAGATCGCGGCGCGCGAAATCTTATACATTTTCGTTTTTGAGAACTGTGatgaataatttaatgtaaccaGTGACGAAGGATTCGTAGTCCTCAGTCACGTTCCTCCAGTTTTACCAAACTGAAAATTAGCGATAATAACTGCGAATATACCTCTGCGTATCTCTAACGTTTTATCTACCTGCATTAATAATAGAAGTGTAAATAATGTGTAAATAgctacaatatgtatatattgcgaaaaaaataatttcagatGCGATGTATgtaaaacatgattttattatctttgataaattttgtaaacgGAGAACTATGCATTGCGTGGgctacacacacacgcacacgcacacgcacacgcacacgcacacgcacacgcacacacacacacacacacacacacacacacacacacacacacacacacacacacacacacacacacacacacacacacacatatatatatatatatgtttaatatatttaatatatgaacTATCACTAAAAATAGTGGTATTCTAACCCAAACTCGAGAGAAAGCCACAGGTGGCTTTCCCGACAGTCTAAAggttaatattgtaataacgtTTTACAATCGACTGCATGTTTTCGGTCTCGTGCTGGGGACTGTCGGTTCTCCCTAAATATCCATTCGACATTTTCCCCGCGCGAACGGTCCCCGGAGTGTTATTATTGCGCGTGTTCTCTACACAGAAACAAATTAgcatcaaatcaacaattcattgtttcatatataagcaagaatttaaaattttcttggaagaacTTACAATcttaaacagaaataatttgcttacataaaaattttcatataagcaaattatttctgtttaagattgtaaattcttccaagaagattttatattcttgctcatacatgaaacaataaattgttgacgTGATACTAATATTTTTCTCTGCAATAACGCGTTACAGCATTAATTGCGTAAACTGTGCTTGTTTGTAATAGTCACCGGTAATGCGTGCTGAACGTCCCGGCACACTTCTCTAATTTCTTATATCTCTCTCGCCATCCGGAGCGAAGAGAAACAAAACGTTGGAAGAAATGGTACTTGGCTAAACATCAATCATCGCGGTAATCCGACACGCGCGGTGCTCGtatctctcttcctccttcccaCGAATTCGTATTGCGTCAAGAATATTATGTTgtttcttcctctttcctttttcCTCGTGATATCGTATGACTTTCAAAGTTATGTCATGCCGATAAATACGAGATAAACGATAACAGGAAAGTTTTTTGAGAGTCAAACGGAAAACCACTTGATAGAAGCCAAAATAAATTGCGATATCCGCGAGAGAGCGTATTCGCAGAAACACGAGAGGGAACCAAAAAGGACACGCGCAGTCGTAAAAATCTaatcgataaataatttattttcggGTGCTTTATCTTGAATGTCGTTACGATTCGGGCTACGTGTCTATCGCGTGTCTGCGTAACAGTAGTGAATTATATCGGCACGTGTCCAATCCATAAAAAAACTGAACAAATCGAGTCtcattaaagataaattaagaTAAGAACGAGACAATTTTCCATCGGGAGAAAAAGGATATTTCTGGCACCTGCTTTCTAAAAGGGGAAAAAGATAAGTGCGACGTAATGTGGAATTAGCAGTAGAAAGAAAGcgcaattattttaaagtaaagtgTACAAGCGAAAGATGTTA contains these protein-coding regions:
- the LOC105205960 gene encoding uncharacterized protein LOC105205960 yields the protein MPQLLDILLVPLNNSRPYKYLFDIDTSYSFDMSTCNELDSLFELYSSMVFFHYHCHYKSPRNSKTGHIFKDFLSKKFREVPKKLYHSNVGISYIEQLRYLRCARIYIAVI